Proteins from a genomic interval of Streptomyces sp. NBC_00820:
- the purS gene encoding phosphoribosylformylglycinamidine synthase subunit PurS, which translates to MARVVVDVMLKPEILDPQGQAVQRALPRLGFEGISDVRQGKRFELEVDGPVDEAALARIHDLAESFLANTVIEDFTVKVEEVAEAAK; encoded by the coding sequence GTGGCACGCGTCGTAGTCGACGTCATGCTCAAGCCGGAGATCCTCGACCCCCAGGGCCAGGCGGTCCAGCGTGCGCTGCCACGTCTGGGTTTCGAAGGGATCTCGGACGTCCGTCAGGGAAAGCGATTCGAACTGGAAGTTGACGGGCCGGTCGACGAGGCCGCGCTCGCGCGCATCCACGATCTCGCGGAATCCTTCCTCGCCAACACGGTGATCGAGGACTTCACCGTCAAGGTGGAAGAAGTCGCGGAGGCGGCCAAGTGA
- the purL gene encoding phosphoribosylformylglycinamidine synthase subunit PurL — MSRTPLDTVEHAAATPDVELPWAELGLKRDEYERVVEILGRRPTGAELAMYSVMWSEHCSYKSSKVHLRQFGEKAPQSDALLVGIGENAGVVDVGQGYAVTFKVESHNHPSYVEPYQGAATGVGGIVRDIIAMGARPVAVVDPLRFGAADHPDTKRVLPGVVAGIGGYGNCLGLPNIGGEVVFDSCYQGNPLVNAGAIGVMRHEDIHLAKASGTGNKVVLYGARTGGDGIGGASILASETFDDAKPSKRPAVQVGDPFQEKLLIECTLEAFKEKLVVGIQDLGAAGLSCATSELASNGSGGMRVTLDDVPLRDSTLSPEEILMSESQERMCAVVEPAKVDRFLEICEKWDVIATVIGEVTDGDRLEIFWHGGKIVDVDPRTVAHEGPVYERPYARPSWQDALQADDANKLPRPATSEELREQVLKLVASPNQASKKWITSQYDHFVQGNTVLAQPEDSGMIRIDEETGLGVAIATDGNGRYAKLDPYTGAQLALAEAYRNVATTGAKPLAVSDCLNFGSPEDPAVMWQFAEAVRGLADGCLQLGTPVTGGNVSLYNQTGDAAIHPTPVVAVLGVIDDVARRTPVAFQEEGQLLYLLGDTREEFGGSAWSQVVHDHLGGLPPQVDLERERLLAEILISASRDGMVDSAHDLSDGGLIQAVVESALLGEKGARLIVPDGLDAFTFLLSESAGRAVVAVPRSEELRFTDMCGARGLPATRIGVVDGDSVEIQGEFALPLAELREAHEGTIPALLA, encoded by the coding sequence ATGAGCCGGACGCCTCTGGACACGGTCGAGCACGCGGCCGCGACCCCCGACGTCGAGCTGCCCTGGGCCGAACTCGGTCTGAAGAGGGACGAGTACGAGCGGGTGGTGGAGATCCTCGGCCGCCGCCCGACCGGCGCCGAGCTCGCCATGTACTCGGTCATGTGGTCCGAGCACTGCTCGTACAAGTCCTCGAAGGTCCACCTGCGCCAGTTCGGCGAGAAGGCCCCGCAGTCCGACGCGCTGCTCGTCGGCATCGGCGAGAACGCCGGTGTCGTGGACGTCGGCCAGGGCTACGCGGTCACCTTCAAGGTCGAGTCGCACAACCACCCCTCGTACGTCGAGCCCTACCAGGGCGCGGCCACGGGCGTCGGCGGCATCGTCCGCGACATCATCGCGATGGGCGCGCGGCCGGTGGCCGTGGTCGACCCGCTGCGCTTCGGCGCGGCCGACCACCCCGACACCAAGCGCGTGCTGCCCGGCGTGGTCGCCGGCATCGGCGGCTACGGCAACTGCCTGGGCCTGCCCAACATCGGCGGCGAGGTCGTCTTCGACTCCTGCTACCAGGGAAACCCGCTGGTCAACGCCGGTGCCATCGGCGTCATGCGGCACGAGGACATCCACCTCGCCAAGGCCTCCGGCACCGGCAACAAGGTCGTCCTGTACGGCGCCCGGACCGGCGGCGACGGCATCGGCGGCGCGTCGATCCTGGCGAGTGAGACCTTCGACGACGCCAAGCCGTCGAAGCGTCCCGCGGTCCAGGTCGGCGACCCCTTCCAGGAGAAGCTCCTCATCGAGTGCACCCTGGAGGCCTTCAAGGAGAAGCTGGTCGTCGGCATCCAGGACCTCGGCGCGGCCGGGTTGTCCTGCGCCACCTCCGAGCTGGCCTCCAACGGCTCCGGCGGCATGCGCGTGACCCTGGACGACGTACCGCTGCGCGACTCCACGCTCTCGCCCGAGGAGATCCTCATGAGCGAGTCGCAGGAGCGCATGTGCGCGGTGGTCGAGCCGGCGAAGGTCGACCGCTTCCTGGAGATCTGCGAGAAGTGGGACGTCATCGCCACCGTCATCGGTGAGGTGACCGACGGCGACCGGCTGGAGATCTTCTGGCACGGCGGGAAGATCGTCGACGTCGACCCGCGCACGGTCGCGCACGAGGGCCCGGTCTACGAGCGCCCGTACGCCCGTCCGTCCTGGCAGGACGCCCTCCAGGCCGACGACGCGAACAAGCTGCCGCGTCCGGCGACCTCCGAGGAGCTGCGCGAGCAGGTCCTGAAGCTGGTGGCGTCGCCCAACCAGGCCTCCAAGAAGTGGATCACCTCGCAGTACGACCACTTCGTGCAGGGCAACACGGTCCTCGCCCAGCCCGAGGACTCCGGCATGATCCGCATCGACGAGGAGACCGGCCTCGGCGTCGCCATCGCCACGGACGGCAACGGCCGCTACGCCAAGCTGGACCCTTACACCGGCGCCCAGCTGGCCCTCGCCGAGGCCTACCGGAACGTGGCGACCACCGGTGCCAAGCCGCTCGCCGTCTCCGACTGCCTGAACTTCGGCTCCCCCGAGGACCCCGCGGTGATGTGGCAGTTCGCGGAGGCCGTGCGCGGTCTGGCCGACGGGTGCCTGCAGCTCGGCACCCCGGTGACCGGCGGCAACGTCTCGCTCTACAACCAGACGGGCGACGCGGCCATCCACCCGACCCCGGTGGTCGCCGTCCTCGGTGTCATCGACGACGTCGCCCGCCGCACGCCGGTCGCCTTCCAGGAGGAGGGCCAGCTGCTCTACCTCCTCGGCGACACGCGTGAGGAGTTCGGCGGCTCGGCCTGGTCGCAGGTCGTCCACGACCACCTCGGCGGCCTGCCCCCGCAGGTCGACCTGGAGCGTGAGCGGCTGCTGGCCGAGATCCTGATCTCCGCCTCCCGCGACGGCATGGTCGACTCCGCGCACGACCTGTCCGACGGCGGTCTGATCCAGGCCGTGGTCGAGTCCGCGCTGCTTGGGGAGAAGGGCGCCCGTCTGATCGTCCCGGACGGTCTGGACGCCTTCACCTTCCTCCTCTCCGAGTCGGCCGGCCGCGCGGTCGTCGCGGTGCCGCGCTCGGAGGAGCTGCGCTTCACCGACATGTGCGGTGCGCGGGGCCTGCCGGCCACCCGCATCGGTGTCGTGGACGGCGACTCCGTGGAGATCCAGGGCGAGTTCGCCCTTCCCCTCGCCGAGCTGCGCGAGGCGCACGAAGGCACGATCCCGGCGCTGCTGGCGTAG
- a CDS encoding MFS transporter, with protein MTLIQRRLGFLVCLVTIVLAVLDTQIVSAATVPIVRDLDPAHGIARIPWLVSAYALASAAVLPLYGRLCDTVGAKPVFLGALGAFLTGSALCGAAPSLGWLIASRAVQGIGAGGLMSVTMVVIVHLRGPEQKKSGGAAAGGFVAGGAMAVGPWLGGFLSDHADWRWAFFINLPLGIAALATGAVVLRLPRVTRGRAIDFPGAALAAAFATALLLVTEWGGKQYAWTSPQVLGLALACAAALALLLRRQATAPEPILPPALFRVPELRLGFALQGLIGLALTGAIYYLMVYLQVARAVPSSSAGLFLIPMAAGIVTSGVLTSRLGARGWSERTFVISGSVVTLAAFLLLATTGTGTSLWQVRGALLLLGAGFGQLLGQLIQLVQGAAPAHRLGVATTAARFFQTLGTALGASLFGTLLSRLYDGPGGIGSLAALRGAERVRGVAAYVSAMDTVFLCAAGIMSLCLALALRLPKSRPAPQEPGEPVRETVPA; from the coding sequence ATGACCCTGATCCAGCGCCGGCTCGGCTTCCTCGTCTGTCTCGTCACGATCGTCCTGGCCGTACTCGACACGCAGATCGTGTCCGCGGCGACCGTCCCGATCGTCCGGGACCTGGACCCCGCCCACGGCATCGCCCGCATTCCCTGGCTGGTCAGCGCCTACGCACTGGCCTCCGCCGCGGTGCTGCCCCTGTACGGCAGACTCTGCGACACGGTCGGCGCCAAGCCCGTCTTCCTCGGCGCCCTCGGCGCCTTCCTGACCGGCTCGGCGCTGTGCGGCGCGGCCCCCTCGCTCGGTTGGCTGATCGCCTCCCGGGCGGTGCAGGGCATCGGCGCGGGCGGCCTGATGAGCGTCACGATGGTGGTGATCGTGCACCTCAGAGGCCCCGAGCAGAAAAAGAGCGGAGGCGCGGCGGCGGGCGGGTTCGTCGCGGGCGGCGCCATGGCCGTCGGCCCGTGGCTCGGCGGCTTCCTCTCCGACCACGCCGACTGGCGCTGGGCCTTCTTCATCAACCTGCCGCTCGGCATCGCCGCGCTCGCCACCGGCGCCGTCGTCCTCAGGCTCCCCCGCGTCACCCGCGGCCGCGCGATCGACTTCCCCGGCGCCGCGCTCGCCGCCGCCTTCGCCACCGCGCTGCTGCTGGTCACCGAATGGGGGGGCAAGCAGTACGCCTGGACCTCCCCGCAGGTGCTCGGCCTGGCCCTGGCCTGCGCCGCCGCACTCGCCCTGCTGCTGCGCCGCCAGGCCACCGCGCCCGAGCCGATCCTGCCGCCCGCCCTGTTCCGCGTCCCCGAACTGCGCCTCGGTTTCGCCCTCCAGGGGCTGATCGGCCTCGCCCTGACCGGCGCGATCTACTACCTCATGGTCTATCTCCAGGTGGCCCGCGCCGTCCCCAGCTCCTCCGCCGGACTGTTCCTCATCCCCATGGCGGCGGGCATCGTGACCTCGGGCGTCCTCACCAGCCGGCTCGGCGCGCGCGGCTGGTCCGAGCGGACCTTCGTGATCAGCGGCTCGGTCGTCACCCTGGCCGCGTTCCTGCTGCTGGCCACGACCGGGACCGGGACATCGCTCTGGCAGGTACGCGGCGCGCTGCTGCTCCTCGGCGCCGGCTTCGGCCAGCTCCTCGGCCAGCTGATCCAACTGGTGCAGGGGGCGGCGCCCGCACACCGTCTCGGCGTGGCGACGACCGCCGCCCGCTTCTTCCAGACCCTGGGCACGGCCCTCGGCGCGTCCCTCTTCGGCACCCTGCTGAGCCGCCTCTACGACGGCCCCGGCGGCATCGGCTCCCTCGCCGCGCTGCGCGGCGCCGAACGGGTCCGGGGCGTGGCCGCCTACGTCTCGGCGATGGACACGGTCTTCCTGTGCGCGGCCGGAATCATGTCGCTGTGCCTGGCACTGGCCCTGCGCCTGCCGAAGAGCCGGCCGGCACCGCAGGAGCCGGGTGAGCCGGTACGGGAGACGGTCCCGGCGTAG
- the purQ gene encoding phosphoribosylformylglycinamidine synthase subunit PurQ, protein MTARIGVVTFPGSLDDRDTRRAIRLAGAEPVALWHKDKDLKQVDAVVLPGGFSYGDYLRAGAISRFSPVMESVIAQAKAGLPVLGICNGFQVLTEAHLLPGAMLGNDHLHFICRDQKLRVENAETAWTGDYRQGQEIHIPLKNMDGRYVADEYTLDELEAEGRVVFRYLGMNPNGSLRDIAGITNAAGNVVGLMPHPEHAVEPLIGTGRTDGLPFFTSILKKLVNA, encoded by the coding sequence GTGACCGCTCGTATTGGCGTCGTCACTTTCCCAGGGAGTCTCGACGACCGCGACACCCGGCGCGCGATCCGTCTCGCGGGCGCCGAACCGGTCGCCCTCTGGCACAAGGACAAGGACCTCAAGCAGGTCGACGCCGTGGTGCTGCCCGGCGGTTTCTCCTACGGCGACTATCTGCGCGCCGGTGCCATCTCCCGCTTCTCGCCGGTGATGGAGTCCGTCATCGCGCAGGCGAAGGCCGGCCTTCCGGTCCTCGGCATCTGCAACGGCTTCCAGGTCCTCACCGAGGCCCACCTGCTCCCGGGCGCGATGCTGGGCAACGACCACCTGCACTTCATCTGCCGCGACCAGAAGCTGCGGGTGGAGAACGCGGAGACGGCCTGGACCGGCGACTACCGCCAGGGCCAGGAGATCCACATCCCGCTGAAGAACATGGACGGCCGCTACGTCGCCGACGAGTACACGCTCGACGAGCTGGAGGCGGAGGGCCGGGTCGTCTTCCGCTACCTGGGCATGAACCCCAACGGCTCGCTGCGCGACATCGCCGGCATCACCAACGCGGCCGGGAACGTCGTCGGTCTCATGCCGCACCCCGAGCACGCCGTCGAGCCGCTGATCGGCACGGGCCGTACCGACGGCCTTCCCTTCTTCACCTCGATCCTCAAGAAGCTGGTCAACGCATGA